A genomic stretch from Festucalex cinctus isolate MCC-2025b chromosome 13, RoL_Fcin_1.0, whole genome shotgun sequence includes:
- the LOC144033212 gene encoding cholinesterase-like, whose product METHLARKTCALLILLSILSESLTTQEDLVVNTINGKVRGKYLPVLSGAVRAFLGIPYAKPPLGKLRFRAPEPAERWDGVLDATNYAHSCYQIPDTYYPGFRGSEMWNPNTKLSEDCLYLNVWTPFSKASLSPLAPVLVWIYGGGFISGTSSLDIYDGRYLSKVEGVVVVSMNYRIGALGFLALPDNNIQGNAGLFDQRLALQWVANNIVAFGGDPSQVTIFGESAGSASVGFHLLSPGSHDLFQRAVMQSGSPNAPWASSSKTVIYERSMSLATLIGCPTSSLAELDVCLQTADPSVITSKQFDVLTEPTLLPNPFGPTVDGDFLPDKVEVLLKSHTLPKKEVFFGLNKNEGPYFLLYGVPGFNLTGESLITRMDFMEGVRLAMAGSDAVAEEGAIFHYTDWTDEHNRMKNRDSLGDLVGDRFFVCPLLEFAHRYSQQGGKSFLYFFDHQSSLNPWPAWMGVLHGYEIEFVFGMPLNVTWGYTKTEVNMTKRFLKHWANFARTGNPGIDGASWPLFTPERQEYVTLNSNFPEKRRMLKANECFLWNRVIPGIQKVSDDLQACMTANGIMLHYSCMFLIISLFITLICL is encoded by the exons ATGGAGACGCACTTAGCACGTAAGACGTGTGCTCTTCTCATACTGCTTTCAATCCTGTCTGAGTCACTCACCACACAAGAGGACCTTGTAGTCAATACTATCAATGGGAAAGTCAGAGGAAAATATCTTCCCGTGCTCAGTGGTGCTGTGCGAGCCTTCCTTGGAATTCCATATGCAAAACCACCTCTTGGCAAACTGAGATTCAGAGCTCCAGAGCCTGCAGAAAGATGGGATGGAGTGTTAGATGCTACAAACTATGCACATTCCTGCTATCAGATTCCAGATACATACTACCCAG gTTTCAGGGGTTCAGAGATGTGGAACCCAAACACGAAGTTGAGTGAGGACTGTTTATATCTAAATGTCTGGACCCCTTTCAGCAAAGCTAGTCTGAGTCCACTGGCTCCTGTCCTTGTCTGGATCTATGGTGGGGGGTTTATTTCAGGAACATCCTCTCTGGACATCTATGATGGCCGCTACCTGAGTAAAGTTGAAGGTGTTGTTGTGGTATCAATGAATTACAG AATTGGTGCGCTTGGCTTCTTGGCTTTGCCTGACAACAACATCCAAGGCAATGCAGGTCTCTTTGACCAGCGCTTGGCCCTCCAATGGGTAGCCAATAATATTGTCGCTTTTGGGGGTGATCCTTCACAG GTCACAATTTTTGGGGAGAGTGCTGGGTCAGCATCTGTCGGCTTCCACCTCCTCTCCCCTGGTAGTCATGACCTTTTTCAAAGGGCTGTCATGCAGAGTGGTTCCCCGAATGCACCGTGGGCCTCATCCAGCAAGACAGTTATCTATGAAAG GTCCATGAGTCTGGCAACATTAATCGGCTGCCCCACATCTTCTCTAGCTGAACTGGACGTCTGTTTACAAACGGCTGATCCTTCTGTGATAACCTCAAAGCAATTTGATGTTCTCACAGAGCCTACTCTACTGCCCAACCCCTTTGGACCTACTGTGGATGGGGACTTCCTACCTGATAAAGTTGAA gTGTTACTGAAAAGTCATACACTTCcaaaaaaagaagtgtttttTGGATTAAACAAGAATGAAGGGCCCTACTTTTTACTTTATGGGGTGCCAGGATTCAACCTCACTGGTGAGAGTCTCATCACCAGGATGGATTTCATGGAAGGAGTACGGCTGGCAATGGCGGGCTCGGACGCTGTTGCAGAAGAAGGAGCGATTTTCCACTACACTGATTGGACGGATGAACATAACAGGATGAAAAACCGTGACTCCCTGGGGGATCTGGTTGGAgacagattttttgtttgtcctTTGTTAGAGTTTGCTCACAG GTACTCACAACAGGGTGGTAAATCATTCCTGTATTTTTTTGACCACCAGTCTTCCCTAAATCCTTGGCCGGCATGGATGGGTGTTTTACATGGTTACGAGATAGAATTTGTGTTTGGAATGCCACTGAATGTAACATGGGGATACACGAAGACTGAAGTGAACATGACCAAAAGATTTCTGAAACATTGGGCCAACTTTGCGAGGACGGG GAATCCAGGAATTGATGGGGCTTCATGGCCCTTGTTCACCCCTGAACGCCAAGAGTATGTCACGCTAAACTCTAACTTCCCAGAAAAAAGAAGGATGTTGAAAGCCAACGAGTGTTTCTTGTGGAATAGAGTGATTCCTGGAATACAGAAGGTTTCAG ATGATCTACAGGCTTGTATGACTGCAAACGGAATAATGCTCCACTACAGTTGTATGTTCCTTATAATTTCATTGTTTATCACGTTAATCTGTTTGTAA